One region of Primulina tabacum isolate GXHZ01 chromosome 17, ASM2559414v2, whole genome shotgun sequence genomic DNA includes:
- the LOC142532058 gene encoding putative pectinesterase/pectinesterase inhibitor 58 has translation MFGSNMDNNQKKKIAIVSVCSLVLVAMVVALTIGSLDTENSTTNVDVSSSQKAIQNICQSTDYQQTCVDSLKASGSGTSDPKELIEVAFNAAIKYINEAAKNSSVLEELQTDPRAKTALQNCRELADHAVSDLERSFAKFNGFDASNFDEMLMDLKIWLSGAITHQETCLDGFEEVPGDAGDRMRQALTTAMQLTSNSLAMVAEVSTVIESMGVEGFNSRRLLFDDLPVLGHGDDLPYWLDVERRELLTATPVQIRPDFIVAKDGSGKYRTINEALKDVPERSNRTIVLYIKAGIYEEKVQINSSIVNLMIIGDGPTQTKITGRLNFIDGTNTYQTATVAVQGDNFIARDIGFENSAGAEKHQAVALRVSADKTIFYNCQMDGYQDTLYAHTYRQFYRDCVISGTIDFIFGDSAAVFQGCTLLIRKPMDNQQNIVTAQGRKDLRQPTGLVLQNCTFKADPTYYPFRNKLKSYLGRPWKEYSRTIVLESFLDDCIQPQGWLPWNATFALETLFYTEFNNRGPAAPKSERIKWAGVKELPSDRIERFTASKFLDGNRWIPPSGVPYAAGFIFPVPKEDPNIKYSPVVPEENKDLGKAIDKAAFIAKLKPAAENKPDSSKKSDNDKKSDSEKKSLDDSKSDHHDTSASSSSSSSLGSIPQPDTAVPSSVGSVFQPDTAVPSSVGSIFQPDTAVPSSVGSVIQPDTAVTSSVPVTIPESGIAAPPASFSYANADAPALSPGSQPKENKFSLLKLFFRA, from the exons ATGTTTGGCTCCAACATGGATAATAATCAGAAGAAAAAGATTGCTATAGTTAGTGTCTGTTCTTTGGTTCTTGTTGCCATGGTAGTTGCTCTTACCATTGGATCGCTGGATACGGAGAATTCGACCACCAATGTCGATGTTTCGTCGTCCCAGAAAGCCATCCAGAACATCTGTCAATCAACAGATTACCAGCAAACCTGCGTCGACAGCCTCAAAGCCTCGGGAAGTGGCACCAGTGACCCCAAAGAGCTCATCGAGGTTGCTTTCAATGCCGCTATCAAGTATATCAATGAGGCTGCCAAGAACTCTTCCGTCCTCGAAGAACTTCAGACCGATCCCCGGGCAAAGACTGCTCTACAGAACTGCCGCGAGCTGGCTGACCATGCTGTGAGTGATCTGGAAAGATCTTTCGCTAAATTTAACGGTTTCGATGCGAGTAATTTCGATGAGATGCTCATGGACCTGAAGATTTGGCTCAGTGGCGCGATTACCCACCAAGAAACGTGCCTGGACGGCTTCGAAGAGGTTCCTGGTGATGCTGGGGACAGGATGCGGCAGGCCTTAACAACAGCCATGCAGCTGACAAGCAACAGTCTTGCCATGGTGGCTGAGGTTTCAACGGTGATCGAATCTATGGGTGTAGAAGGTTTCAACAGTCGACGTCTTTTGTTTGATGATCTGCCTGTGTTGGGACATGGTGATGATCTCCCGTATTGGCTTGATGTCGAGAGGCGTGAGCTTCTTACTGCCACGCCGGTTCAGATCAGGCCGGACTTTATCGTGGCTAAGGACGGGAGTGGTAAGTACCGTACCATCAACGAGGCTTTGAAAGACGTCCCGGAGCGTAGCAACAGGACCATTGTGTTGTACATCAAAGCGGGTATCTATGAAGAGAAGGTGCAGATCAATAGTTCTATTGTAAATTTGATGATTATTGGTGATGGCCCTACGCAGACGAAGATTACTGGAAGATTGAACTTCATTGATGGGACTAATACATATCAAACGGCCACAGTAG CGGTCCAAGGAGACAATTTCATCGCCAGGGATATCGGCTTCGAAAATTCTGCTGGTGCAGAAAAGCACCAGGCCGTAGCATTACGCGTCAGTGCAGACAAAACCATCTTCTACAATTGTCAAATGGATGGGTATCAAGACACCCTCTATGCCCACACGTATCGCCAATTTTATCGAGACTGCGTGATCTCGGGCACCATTGATTTCATATTTGGAGACAGTGCTGCCGTTTTCCAGGGCTGCACATTGCTAATCCGTAAGCCAATGGACAATCAGCAGAACATTGTGACAGCGCAGGGCCGGAAAGATTTGCGCCAGCCAACAGGTCTTGTCCTCCAGAACTGTACGTTTAAAGCCGATCCCACGTATTATCCTTTCAGGAACAAGCTCAAGTCATACCTTGGAAGGCCTTGGAAAGAGTACTCGAGAACCATAGTCCTGGAATCATTCCTGGATGATTGTATCCAGCCACAGGGATGGCTGCCCTGGAACGCGACATTCGCTCTGGAAACCTTATTTTACACCGAATTCAACAATCGAGGCCCTGCTGCACCCAAGAGCGAAAGAATCAAGTGGGCTGGAGTCAAAGAATTGCCATCTGATAGGATAGAACGGTTCACTGCGTCCAAGTTTTTGGACGGAAATAGATGGATACCTCCCAGCGGCGTGCCTTATGCTGCCGGATTCATCTTCCCTGTTCCTAAAGAAGATCCTAACATCAAATACTCACCAGTTGTTCCGGAAGAAAACAAAGATTTAGGAAAGGCTATTGATAAAGCGGCCTTCATTGCTAAGCTTAAACCGGCTGCCGAAAATAAACCTGATTCTAGTAAGAAATCCGATAATGACAAGAAATCTGATTCCGAGAAGAAATCGTTGGATGATTCGAAATCTGATCATCATGATACTTCAGCTTCCTCCTCTTCCAGCTCGAGCTTGGGTTCAATTCCTCAACCCGACACAGCTGTTCCAAGCTCCGTAGGCTCCGTCTTTCAACCCGACACAGCTGTTCCGAGCTCGGTTGGCTCGATCTTTCAACCCGACACAGCTGTTCCGAGCTCGGTAGGCTCGGTCATTCAACCCGACACAGCTGTTACAAGCTCGGTTCCTGTTACGATTCCTGAGTCAGGTATAGCAGCTCCTCCAGCGTCGTTTTCATACGCTAATGCGGACGCTCCCGCTCTTAGCCCAGGCTCACAGCCGAAGGAAAATAAATTCTCACTTTTGAAGCTGTTCTTCAGAGCGTAA
- the LOC142531071 gene encoding calmodulin-binding protein 60 B-like isoform X2, with the protein MYPDWNPSCGHGSCQDQIERSSVSKTWQLRFLGNIPSTIFTGSRILSDDKSPVKVVLCDPTSQRVITSGSISSSKVDLVVLDGGFNPDDHDDWLGQQFDRKTVQNREGKRPLVTGELIVQLCEGVGHIGDVSFTDNSSWVRSGKFRLGAVLHARSDQISVREGISNAFKVKDHRGESYQKLYPPSLDDEVWRLEKIAKDGPSHKKLMECEIHSVKDFLRLYFKDQLYLRQLLHNISNKMWKTIVEHALTCPVDNKLYLYSNAQGTSLVFNSVHKVVGATFDGQNYHSLDKLDIYHGGVVERLKQQAYDNLKDWVLVADPSIIGCPIRMLLSSAGESSFNNPSLDHTNLEDEHDYLETQMNVNNPTISFSQRYKGEEQYNSSLEMCMTSSSDQNQGTFNLLLGNSFEVDDSPADFFVENDHMWASEDNYAGSQLLHQDLPVDGKPSAWQGCGLFLGSNNQNICTIYSSSGIHSPKTRWCKVLAVIKWWILVRRNIAARKLESFYNLM; encoded by the exons ATGTACCCAGATTGGAACCCCTCCTGCGGACATGG TTCCTGTCAAGACCAAATCGAACGATCCTCCGTATCCAAAACTTGGCAGCTGCGGTTTCTGGGTAATATCCCCAGTACCATTTTCACAGGGAGTAGGATTTTATCTGATGATAAAAGCCCTGTAAAAGTGGTCTTGTGTGATCCCACTTCCCAGAGAGTAATAACTTCCGGTTCCATATCTTCAAGCAAAGTGGATCTCGTAGTTCTGGATGGTGGATTTAATCCTGATGATCACGATGATTGGTTGGGACAACAGTTTGATCGCAAAACCGTGCAGAACAGAGAAGGGAAAAGGCCGTTGGTAACTGGAGAGTTGATAGTTCAATTGTGTGAGGGTGTAGGACATATCGGTGATGTTAGCTTCACAGACAATTCAAGCTGGGTAAGAAGTGGGAAATTCAGATTGGGTGCAGTACTCCATGCTAGGTCTGATCAAATTAGTGTTAGGGAAGGAATTAGCAACGCCTTCAAGGTTAAAGATCATCGTGGAGAAT CATATCAGAAACTTTACCCTCCATCCTTGGATGATGAAGTGTGGCGATTGGAGAAGATTGCCAAGGATGGGCCATCCCATAAAAAATTGATGGAGTGCGAGATACACTCTGTCAAAGATTTCTTGAGACTGTACTTCAAAGACCAGCTATATTTACGTCAA TTGCTGCATAACATCTCGAATAAGATGTGGAAAACAATCGTTGAACATGCTTTAACCTGTCCAGTCGATAACAAGCTATACTTGTACAGTAATGCGCAAGGGACCAGTCTAGTGTTCAACTCTGTCCACAAGGTTGTAGGAGCAACTTTTGATGGACAGAACTACCATTCTTTGGATAAACTCGACATATATCATGGG GGGGTGGTGGAACGTCTGAAGCAGCAAGCATATGACAACTTGAAGGACTGGGTTTTGGTAGCTGACCCGTCGATTATTGGCTGCCCTATCCGGATGTTATTGTCTAGTGCTGGAGAAAGTTCATTCAACAATCCAAGCTTGGATCACACTAACTTGGAAGATGAACATG ATTATCTGGAAACGCAGATGAATGTCAATAATCCAACTATTTCATTTTCACAACGTTACAAAGGCGAAGAACAATATAATAGCTCCTTGGAAATGTGCATGACATCTAGTTCGGATCAAAACCAAGGGACGTTCAATTTATTGTTGGGAAACAGTTTCGAGGTTGATGATTCCCCTGCCGATTTCTTTGTGGAAAATGATCATATGTGGGCTTCTGAAGATAACTATGCCGGATCACAACTGTTACATCAAGATCTACCGGTGGATGGTAAACCTTCAGCATGGCAAGGGTGTGGACTGTTTCTCGGGTCCAACAATCAAAACATATGCACAATATATTCTAGTTCTGGAATTCATAGCCCCAAGACGAGGTGGTGCAAGGTTCTGGCGGTGATCAAGTGGTGGATACTGGTTAGGCGTAACATAGCTGCTAGAAAACTGGAAAGCTTCTACAACTTGATGTAA
- the LOC142531071 gene encoding calmodulin-binding protein 60 B-like isoform X1, translating into MNAKRLLGEGSGGISEAGEDKRQRLSSNISRGVTAGRLLQEYVPRLEPLLRTWVREAVESSFKKLSSCQDQIERSSVSKTWQLRFLGNIPSTIFTGSRILSDDKSPVKVVLCDPTSQRVITSGSISSSKVDLVVLDGGFNPDDHDDWLGQQFDRKTVQNREGKRPLVTGELIVQLCEGVGHIGDVSFTDNSSWVRSGKFRLGAVLHARSDQISVREGISNAFKVKDHRGESYQKLYPPSLDDEVWRLEKIAKDGPSHKKLMECEIHSVKDFLRLYFKDQLYLRQLLHNISNKMWKTIVEHALTCPVDNKLYLYSNAQGTSLVFNSVHKVVGATFDGQNYHSLDKLDIYHGGVVERLKQQAYDNLKDWVLVADPSIIGCPIRMLLSSAGESSFNNPSLDHTNLEDEHDYLETQMNVNNPTISFSQRYKGEEQYNSSLEMCMTSSSDQNQGTFNLLLGNSFEVDDSPADFFVENDHMWASEDNYAGSQLLHQDLPVDGKPSAWQGCGLFLGSNNQNICTIYSSSGIHSPKTRWCKVLAVIKWWILVRRNIAARKLESFYNLM; encoded by the exons ATGAACGCTAAACGGCTACTCGGGGAGGGGAGTGGGGGAATTTCCGAAGCTGGCGAGGATAAACGCCAGCGACTAAGTTCCAA TATTTCCAGGGGGGTGACTGCTGGACGGCTGCTGCAAGAATATGTACCCAGATTGGAACCCCTCCTGCGGACATGG GTGCGTGAGGCGGTGGAAAGTTCGTTTAAAAAACTGAG TTCCTGTCAAGACCAAATCGAACGATCCTCCGTATCCAAAACTTGGCAGCTGCGGTTTCTGGGTAATATCCCCAGTACCATTTTCACAGGGAGTAGGATTTTATCTGATGATAAAAGCCCTGTAAAAGTGGTCTTGTGTGATCCCACTTCCCAGAGAGTAATAACTTCCGGTTCCATATCTTCAAGCAAAGTGGATCTCGTAGTTCTGGATGGTGGATTTAATCCTGATGATCACGATGATTGGTTGGGACAACAGTTTGATCGCAAAACCGTGCAGAACAGAGAAGGGAAAAGGCCGTTGGTAACTGGAGAGTTGATAGTTCAATTGTGTGAGGGTGTAGGACATATCGGTGATGTTAGCTTCACAGACAATTCAAGCTGGGTAAGAAGTGGGAAATTCAGATTGGGTGCAGTACTCCATGCTAGGTCTGATCAAATTAGTGTTAGGGAAGGAATTAGCAACGCCTTCAAGGTTAAAGATCATCGTGGAGAAT CATATCAGAAACTTTACCCTCCATCCTTGGATGATGAAGTGTGGCGATTGGAGAAGATTGCCAAGGATGGGCCATCCCATAAAAAATTGATGGAGTGCGAGATACACTCTGTCAAAGATTTCTTGAGACTGTACTTCAAAGACCAGCTATATTTACGTCAA TTGCTGCATAACATCTCGAATAAGATGTGGAAAACAATCGTTGAACATGCTTTAACCTGTCCAGTCGATAACAAGCTATACTTGTACAGTAATGCGCAAGGGACCAGTCTAGTGTTCAACTCTGTCCACAAGGTTGTAGGAGCAACTTTTGATGGACAGAACTACCATTCTTTGGATAAACTCGACATATATCATGGG GGGGTGGTGGAACGTCTGAAGCAGCAAGCATATGACAACTTGAAGGACTGGGTTTTGGTAGCTGACCCGTCGATTATTGGCTGCCCTATCCGGATGTTATTGTCTAGTGCTGGAGAAAGTTCATTCAACAATCCAAGCTTGGATCACACTAACTTGGAAGATGAACATG ATTATCTGGAAACGCAGATGAATGTCAATAATCCAACTATTTCATTTTCACAACGTTACAAAGGCGAAGAACAATATAATAGCTCCTTGGAAATGTGCATGACATCTAGTTCGGATCAAAACCAAGGGACGTTCAATTTATTGTTGGGAAACAGTTTCGAGGTTGATGATTCCCCTGCCGATTTCTTTGTGGAAAATGATCATATGTGGGCTTCTGAAGATAACTATGCCGGATCACAACTGTTACATCAAGATCTACCGGTGGATGGTAAACCTTCAGCATGGCAAGGGTGTGGACTGTTTCTCGGGTCCAACAATCAAAACATATGCACAATATATTCTAGTTCTGGAATTCATAGCCCCAAGACGAGGTGGTGCAAGGTTCTGGCGGTGATCAAGTGGTGGATACTGGTTAGGCGTAACATAGCTGCTAGAAAACTGGAAAGCTTCTACAACTTGATGTAA
- the LOC142531466 gene encoding uncharacterized protein LOC142531466 isoform X3 codes for MVSSLSILNAIVLMVKGDVSGSLLEFDKAIELDPRQKAYLWQRGLSLYYLNRYEEGAEQFRIDVAQNPNDTEESIWCFLCEARLYGVDEARRRFLEVGIDSRSVMREAYSMFKDGADPEKLVAAFSNAQENEYFYASLYAGLYYESQNEADAAKLHVVAASRSPYGSRSDDYMASLAKVHSDCRNWRFD; via the exons ATGGTTTCGAGCCTCAGTATTTTGAATGCCATTGTTCTTATGGTGAAGGGTGATGTTTCGGGTTCCCTACTTGAGTTTGACAAGGCTATTGAGCTCGATCCTCGCCAGAAAGCTT ATCTTTGGCAGAGGGGGTTATCACTATACTATCTTAACAG ATATGAAGAAGGTGCTGAGCAATTTAGAATAGATGTTGCACAAAATCCTAATGATACTGAAGAATCAATATGGTGCTTTCTCTGTGAAGCTCGATTGTATGGAGTTGATGAAGCAAGACGAAGATTCTTGGAG GTTGGTATAGATTCTCGATCTGTCATGAGGGAAGCTTACAGCATGTTCAAAGATGGTGCTGACCCAGAAAAG CTTGTTGCAGCATTTTCCAatgctcaggagaatgaataTTTCTATGCTTCTCTGTATGCGGGACTGTATTACGAGTCTCAG AATGAGGCGGACGCAGCTAAGCTTCACGTAGTGGCAGCATCTCGGTCTCCTTATGGTTCAAG GTCTGATGACTATATGGCGTCACTGGCCAAGGTTCATTCTGATTGCCGGAACtggagatttgattga
- the LOC142531466 gene encoding uncharacterized protein LOC142531466 isoform X1, translating into MASIYSLKMPNTSSILLLPISSNVSLFCGTSIVKIQSHQNSIPTLSRRLFSASVSGLWDAITGGNSAREAVIAIRRGMSLFRQGDVSGSLLEFDKAIELDPRQKAYLWQRGLSLYYLNRYEEGAEQFRIDVAQNPNDTEESIWCFLCEARLYGVDEARRRFLEVGIDSRSVMREAYSMFKDGADPEKLVAAFSNAQENEYFYASLYAGLYYESQNEADAAKLHVVAASRSPYGSRSDDYMASLAKVHSDCRNWRFD; encoded by the exons ATGGCGTCGATCTACAGCTTAAAAATGCCAAATACAAGCTCAATTCTTTTGCTCCCAATTTCTTCTAACGTTTCCCTATTCTGCGGCACCTCGATTGTAAAAATTCAAAGCCACCAAAATTCAATTCCAACGCTGTCAAGAAGACTTTTTTCGGCTTCAGTTTCAGGGCTCTGGGACGCCATAACCGGCGGAAATTCTGCTCGAGAAGCCGTCATCGCAATTCGGCGCGGAATGTCTCTTTTCAGACAG GGTGATGTTTCGGGTTCCCTACTTGAGTTTGACAAGGCTATTGAGCTCGATCCTCGCCAGAAAGCTT ATCTTTGGCAGAGGGGGTTATCACTATACTATCTTAACAG ATATGAAGAAGGTGCTGAGCAATTTAGAATAGATGTTGCACAAAATCCTAATGATACTGAAGAATCAATATGGTGCTTTCTCTGTGAAGCTCGATTGTATGGAGTTGATGAAGCAAGACGAAGATTCTTGGAG GTTGGTATAGATTCTCGATCTGTCATGAGGGAAGCTTACAGCATGTTCAAAGATGGTGCTGACCCAGAAAAG CTTGTTGCAGCATTTTCCAatgctcaggagaatgaataTTTCTATGCTTCTCTGTATGCGGGACTGTATTACGAGTCTCAG AATGAGGCGGACGCAGCTAAGCTTCACGTAGTGGCAGCATCTCGGTCTCCTTATGGTTCAAG GTCTGATGACTATATGGCGTCACTGGCCAAGGTTCATTCTGATTGCCGGAACtggagatttgattga
- the LOC142531898 gene encoding single-stranded DNA-binding protein, mitochondrial isoform X2: MSSFLKLLKIPRNTAPSSSTVGLKESLKLFSTGGFGDTDANESGKGGFEIDDDFLADKPDLKLQTVDPKKGWNFRGVHKAIICGKVGQAPIQKILRNGRTVTVFTVGTGGMYDQRQVGAADLPKPAQWHRIAVHNPMLGAYAVQQLVKNSSVYVEGELETRVYNDSINGDIKSIPEIVVRRDGRIRLIKGGQSTSNINIDELREGLL; the protein is encoded by the exons ATGAGTTCGTTCCTCAAACTCCTCAAAATTCCTCGCAACACCGCACCCTCCTCTTCCACAG TTGGTTTGAAAGAAAGCTTAAAGCTGTTTTCCACTGGGGGATTTGGCGACACTGATGCAAATGAAAGTGGGAAAGGTGGTTTTGAAATTGATGATGATTTTCTTGCGGATAAGCCGGATTTAAAACTGCAGACCGTTGATCCGAAAAAAGGATGGAATTTTCGTGGTGTCCACAAG GCCATTATTTGTGGGAAAGTTGGGCAAGCCCCTATCCAAAAAATTCTGAGAAATGGCCGGACTGTTACTGTTTTTACGGTGGGAACTGGCGGCATGTATGACCAAAGGCAAGTTGGTGCTGCTGACTTGCCAAAACCAGCTCAGTGGCATCGCATTGCAGTGCATAACCCTATGCTTGGGGCTTATGCAGTTCAACAACTTGTGAAAAA CTCTTCAGTTTATGTTGAGGGCGAACTTGAAACAAGAGTTTACAACGACAGCATTAATGGTGACATAAAAAGTATACCAGAAATTGTTGTGCGTCGTGATG GGCGAATTCGCCTGATAAAGGGAGGGCAAAGCACGAGTAACATCAATATTGATGAGCTGC GGGAAGGATTACTATGA
- the LOC142531466 gene encoding uncharacterized protein LOC142531466 isoform X2 produces the protein MASIYSLKMPNTSSILLLPISSNVSLFCGTSIVKIQSHQNSIPTLSRRLFSASVSGLWDAITGGNSAREAVIAIRRGMSLFRQGDVSGSLLEFDKAIELDPRQKAYLWQRGLSLYYLNRYEEGAEQFRIDVAQNPNDTEESIWCFLCEARLYGVDEARRRFLEVGIDSRSVMREAYSMFKDGADPEKLVAAFSNAQENEYFYASLYAGLYYESQT, from the exons ATGGCGTCGATCTACAGCTTAAAAATGCCAAATACAAGCTCAATTCTTTTGCTCCCAATTTCTTCTAACGTTTCCCTATTCTGCGGCACCTCGATTGTAAAAATTCAAAGCCACCAAAATTCAATTCCAACGCTGTCAAGAAGACTTTTTTCGGCTTCAGTTTCAGGGCTCTGGGACGCCATAACCGGCGGAAATTCTGCTCGAGAAGCCGTCATCGCAATTCGGCGCGGAATGTCTCTTTTCAGACAG GGTGATGTTTCGGGTTCCCTACTTGAGTTTGACAAGGCTATTGAGCTCGATCCTCGCCAGAAAGCTT ATCTTTGGCAGAGGGGGTTATCACTATACTATCTTAACAG ATATGAAGAAGGTGCTGAGCAATTTAGAATAGATGTTGCACAAAATCCTAATGATACTGAAGAATCAATATGGTGCTTTCTCTGTGAAGCTCGATTGTATGGAGTTGATGAAGCAAGACGAAGATTCTTGGAG GTTGGTATAGATTCTCGATCTGTCATGAGGGAAGCTTACAGCATGTTCAAAGATGGTGCTGACCCAGAAAAG CTTGTTGCAGCATTTTCCAatgctcaggagaatgaataTTTCTATGCTTCTCTGTATGCGGGACTGTATTACGAGTCTCAG ACATAA
- the LOC142531463 gene encoding putative protein phosphatase 2C 34 — MGHLSSMFNGIAKSLSIKRTQNSKNKPHKSDGKEAVEAMAKNAKKQELILRTSGIVNIEGSKNVASVYSKRGQKGVNQDCSIVWEEFGCQKETTFCGIFDGHGPWGHFVAKRVRDSMPSTLICNLQETLAEDSLSCDCDTESDKKLHLFDVWKHSYLKTCASVDQELKRNRKIDAVYSGTTALTIVRQGDLLYIANVGDSRAVLATSSDNGDLLPVQLTVDFKPNLPQETERIIQCNGRVYCLHDEPGVYRVWLPNTESPGLAMSRAFGDYCVKDFGLISVPEVTQRHITSNDQFVVMATDGVWDVISNQEAVRIVSTTPNWANSSKRLVECAAHAWKKKRKGIAMDDISAVVLFFQSSRLCDPFYAAPIPK, encoded by the exons ATGGGGCACTTGTCATCTATGTTTAATGGGATTGCAAAGTCACTTTCGATCAAAAGAACGCAAAATTCAAAGAACAAACCGCATAAAAGTGATGGGAAAGAGGCTGTTGAGGCTATGGCGAAGAATGCCAAGAAACAAGAGTTGATCTTGAGGACATCAGGCATTGTTAACATTGAGGGATCCAAGAATGTGGCTTCTGTTTACTCTAAGAGAGGACAGAAAGGCGTCAACCAAGACTGCTCCATTGTTTGGGAG GAGTTTGGATGTCAAAAAGAGACAACATTTTGTGGGATATTTGATGGGCACGGTCCTTGGGGACACTTTGTGGCGAAAAGGGTCAGAGACTCAATGCCGTCAACTCTCATCTGTAATTTGCAAGAAACGCTTGCCGAAGATTCACTCAGCTGTGATTGTGACACGGAATCGGATAAAAAGCTTCATCTATTCGATGTATGGAAGCACTCTTATTTGAAGACCTGTGCTTCTGTAGATCAAGAGCTGAAACGCAACCGTAAAATAGATGCAGTATACAGTGGAACCACTGCCTTAACAATTGTTAGGCAG GGTGATCTTTTATATATAGCAAACGTAGGTGATTCACGTGCTGTATTGGCCACAAGCTCAGACAACGGCGACTTGTTACCAGTACAACTTACTGTCGACTTCAAGCCAAATTTACCTC AGGAGACTGAGCGCATAATTCAGTGTAATGGCCGAGTTTATTGTCTGCATGACGAGCCTGGGGTTTATAGAGTATGGTTGCCAAACACAGAATCTCCTGGACTCGCGATGTCTAGAGCATTTGGTGACTATTGCGTAAAAGATTTCGGACTCATTTCTGTGCCTGAAGTGACCCAAAGACACATAACTAGTAATGACCAGTTTGTCGTGATGGCAACCGATGGG GTCTGGGATGTTATATCGAATCAAGAAGCAGTAAGAATTGTGTCGACAACTCCCAACTGGGCGAATTCGTCTAAGCGTCTCGTGGAGTGTGCTGCTCATGCTTGGAAGAAGAAGAGAAAAGGAATAGCTATGGATGATATATCAGCAGTCGTACTCTTTTTTCAATCTTCTCGTTTATGTGATCCATTTTATGCAGCGCCTATTCCAAAGTAG
- the LOC142531898 gene encoding single-stranded DNA-binding protein, mitochondrial isoform X1 — MSSFLKLLKIPRNTAPSSSTAVGLKESLKLFSTGGFGDTDANESGKGGFEIDDDFLADKPDLKLQTVDPKKGWNFRGVHKAIICGKVGQAPIQKILRNGRTVTVFTVGTGGMYDQRQVGAADLPKPAQWHRIAVHNPMLGAYAVQQLVKNSSVYVEGELETRVYNDSINGDIKSIPEIVVRRDGRIRLIKGGQSTSNINIDELREGLL; from the exons ATGAGTTCGTTCCTCAAACTCCTCAAAATTCCTCGCAACACCGCACCCTCCTCTTCCACAG CAGTTGGTTTGAAAGAAAGCTTAAAGCTGTTTTCCACTGGGGGATTTGGCGACACTGATGCAAATGAAAGTGGGAAAGGTGGTTTTGAAATTGATGATGATTTTCTTGCGGATAAGCCGGATTTAAAACTGCAGACCGTTGATCCGAAAAAAGGATGGAATTTTCGTGGTGTCCACAAG GCCATTATTTGTGGGAAAGTTGGGCAAGCCCCTATCCAAAAAATTCTGAGAAATGGCCGGACTGTTACTGTTTTTACGGTGGGAACTGGCGGCATGTATGACCAAAGGCAAGTTGGTGCTGCTGACTTGCCAAAACCAGCTCAGTGGCATCGCATTGCAGTGCATAACCCTATGCTTGGGGCTTATGCAGTTCAACAACTTGTGAAAAA CTCTTCAGTTTATGTTGAGGGCGAACTTGAAACAAGAGTTTACAACGACAGCATTAATGGTGACATAAAAAGTATACCAGAAATTGTTGTGCGTCGTGATG GGCGAATTCGCCTGATAAAGGGAGGGCAAAGCACGAGTAACATCAATATTGATGAGCTGC GGGAAGGATTACTATGA
- the LOC142531467 gene encoding nuclear transcription factor Y subunit B-4-like: MSTHEHEKLLPIANVGRLMKQILPPNAKISKEAKETMQECASEFISFVTSEASEKCHKENRKTVNGDDICWALSSLGFDHYSEGMLRYLARFREYERQRANNIQSKGCSSEDKDEETSYGGNGTNLADPFFDFGILEKGTTSTKPSPTKF; this comes from the coding sequence ATGAGTACCCACGAACACGAAAAATTGTTGCCAATCGCCAATGTGGGACGGCTAATGAAGCAGATCTTACCCCCGAATGCGAAAATCTCCAAAGAAGCAAAGGAGACAATGCAAGAATGTGCCTCAGAGTTCATAAGTTTTGTGACTAGTGAAGCGTCTGAGAAATGTCACAAAGAGAACCGTAAAACGGTCAACGGCGACGACATCTGTTGGGCTCTGAGTTCACTAGGGTTTGATCACTACTCAGAGGGGATGTTGAGGTACTTGGCTCGGTTTCGGGAGTATGAAAGACAGAGGGCTAACAATATCCAAAGCAAGGGTTGTAGCAGCGAAGACAAAGATGAAGAAACCAGCTATGGCGGCAACGGAACTAATTTAGCTGATCCATTCTTTGATTTTGGGATTCTTGAAAAGGGTACCACTTCAACCAAGCCTTCTccaacaaaattttaa